The window AAAAAGCAAGTAGTGTATGTAAAATGGTTTTGGCGGTATATCATGTTAATAATACAGCATCTACCAAGATTTATTTTCTATAGGACGCAGTTATAAGTGAAAATACGAGTTATTTTATTAAAGGTTGGGAGAAAATAAATGTTTCTTGTCTCATTAATCAAAACGTTGCGGGTATATCAATGGACCAAAAATTTCCTTGTTTTTGCCGCATTAATTTTTGCAGGTGAACTGCTTAATCTTTCATCTTTAATATACTCATTCATTGCCTTCCTCTCATTCTGTTTTGCAGCAAGTTCTGCCTATATTTTGAATGATATTATCGATATAGAGAAAGACCGACTCCATCCAGAAAAATCGCAACGTCCTATCCCCAGTGGAGAAATTAGTATCCCAACTGCGGTATTCCTGACTATATCCCTTGCAATATTATCTTTGGCTTTAGGTGAACTATTAGGACTACGTTTCATCTTTATCCTTTTGGTTTATGTTTTCTTAACTGTAAGTTATTCTCTCATCTGGAAAAAATTCTTCTTAGTTGATGTGCTTGTGTTAGCCTTAGGTTTTGTGACGAGGGCTGTTGCTGGGGCTGTAGCCATCAACGTGGTATTCTCAAATTGGTTGATTGTGTGCACCTTATTTCTGGCACTATTTTTAGGTTTGGGTAAAAGGCGTAGCGAATTACTATTACTAAAAGATGATGCGGAGAATCACCGTTCCGTGCTGGTTTATTACACCATAGAATATTTAGACCAATTGCTATTGATTGTCTCAGGAGGGGCTTTAATAACATTTACCATTTATACCTGTTCACCAGAGGTTATTCAACGCTTACATACAGACCGTCTTTATCTAACTCTGCCCTTTGTAATTTATGGTTTGTTCCGCTACCTCTATTTAGTCCGCTACCATGGTGAAGGTTCTGACCCGAGCAACGTATTAATTTCAGACAAACCTATTATCCTCTGTGTCCTACTATGGGCTCTCACGAATGTTGGCATTATATACAGCAGTAAAATACTATCTTTCCTGAACTTTTAATATGCGTCATAGGAGAGTTTTTAATGAATATAGGGCGGATTGATTTTCAAAAGTTAAGTAAACGTGTGATGGCAGTCGTTTTAGGTGGGGGTAGAGGCACGAGATTATATCCGCTAACCAAACTACGCTCCAAACCCGCTGTCCCTTTGTGTGGCAGGTATCGGCTTGTGGATATTCCACTCAGCAATTGCATCAATTCAGGGTTTATGCGTATTGTCGTTTTGACACAATTCAACAGCCATTCCTTAAACAGGCACATTATGAATTCATATCATTTTGATGCATTTCATCAGGGAAGTGTAACAATCCTTGCAGCAGAGCAAACCAATGAAACAGGCGATTGGTTTCAAGGAACAGCCGACGCTGTCCGTAAACATATACTTCATATTTATGACCCCGAAATACAATACTACTTAATATTATCGGGAGACCAGTTGTATCGTATGGATTATCGGGAACTTATCCGAACACACATCCAGAAAGAAGCCGATATCACCGTTTCTGCACTTCCCGTAGGACAGGATTCGGCATCGCAATTTGGAATTATGCAGGTAGATTTGGATGGGAACATTAAACGGTTTGTCGAAAAACCGAAGGAAAGCAACATATTAGAGCAATTAATAACACCCCCTTCCCTTTTTGATGAATTCGGTATATCCGCAGAAGGAAAACCATATCTCGCATCAATGGGTGTTTATGTTTTTAATGCGGATGTGTTAATTCGATTATTAAAGGAACATTTAGAGTGGATTGATTTTGGCAAACAATTGATACCAGGAGCCCTCAATCTACATCGCGTTTATGCTCATATGTTTGATGGGTTCTGGGAAGACATTGGAACAGTGCGTTCATATTATGATGTCAGTATTGCGATGACACGAGATAACCCACCCTTTGAATTTCACGATCCCGACCAGCCTATCTATACACATCGCCGTGCCCTACCTGGAGCAAGAATTATCCGCTCTGAGGTTGACCATGCGATTATCTGTTCAGGGGCTCGGATTGAAACAGCAAAGATAATGAACTCTATTATCGGCATCCGCAGTGTTATCCGAAAAGACACTCTTGTCGACCATAGCATTATTTGCGGTGCCGATTCTTTTGAAATGGGTAATATTCGTCATCCCTCAGGCATCCCGATGGGTATCGGCGACGGAAGTGTAATTAAAAAAGCCATTATTGACCATAATGCCCGCATCGGAAAAAATGTGTTCATTTGTGGAAGTGATGAGTTAAAAGACCATGAAGGGGACGGATATTCGATACGGGATGGCATCGTTGTTGTCCACAAAAATGCTGTTATTTCAGATGGTACACAAATAGGAAAGGTATAAATGAGCAACACATCTACAGATACCGAACCTATCCACAACGAATTCCGCTGGTATGAGGGGCTGGCAATTTGCCTTTCTATGATAGGGGTGCAATTATGTAGTGAGGTTATCAATCAATGGGGACTATATTTCTATTCACCTTCTGGCGGAGTGGGTAGAATGGTCTATGTATCCATTGGATTGGTTGGATATATTTTTATCATTGGCACATTTTGGGATGCATTTAGCAGTCCCGTAGTTGGTGCATTGTCAGACAAGACACCAACCCGACCTGGACGTTGGCGAATTATCCCCATATACGGACGTCGACGCCCATACATTTTCTCAGGTGCCCTCCTCATGATATTTACCATGATAGGGTTCTGGTATCCACCAATAAATCATACCTCCATTATAAATTTTATCTATGGCACCGTTCTCCTGTGTGCCCACTGGACCCTTTTCTCGGTCGCAGTTATTCCCCTGAACGCTTTGGGTCCAGAGATTGCTCGCTCCGAATCAGCACGGGTTGCACTCGGAACATGGACTGCAATAGGCATGATTGTAGGATTAGCAATGGCAAACGCATTGCCAGGTATCTTAATCTCCAAATTAGACCCTGCCCGTGTTGAAAACCACCTCGAAATAATCACAGAAAACCAGACCCATTCAGACACGACCGAACAAGAAATTCGTACCTGGCTAATCTCATGGGAAATTCCTGAAAACGATTTAGGCAACCAACTATCATCTTGTTTGATAAAGAACGATTCTACAGACAGAAGAAATCAAAACCTTTACTCTCTACAAGGTGTATTGTTTGAACAACTTCAAGAAAGAAGTATCCAGAAGGCAGTCGATACCATCCTCAAAAAATCCGAAATTTCATCCTATCAAAGACTACCACGGAAAGCCTTTTTAGCCATTCAGGTCTCATCTAATAACCCACCAGAGGCTGTATTAAATCGAATGCATAAGGAAATATGTTCTTTTCTACTTCCTCATATTTCCCAGTTTATAGAGGCATCCCTTGAAGCAGAAAATTACAAAATATATATTCACACCAAACTATTGGAACCTATAAAATCAGCAGACCTGAAAACCCCTTCATTACAAAACAAAGACATATCACTTCAAGGGGAGAGTTTAATCATCACGGATGAAAAACCTATTTCCGAGTTAGACTATGAAACAATAAAAGCGGAAGTACTCAAACTATGTGTTCAAAAAAATGTTTTGTGTTCCGATACTGGTATTGAAAATACTTGCACTATCATTATCTCTAAAGCATTAGCCAATAATCTTGCAATTGCAGAAATCCAAAATTCTATTGCAGGAAGTATCATAAAAAATACACATTGGATTAGCGAAAGTTATTCTCCCACTGGGTATCGGCGGGTTGCTACAGTATTCGCCATCATATCATTTATCTTGTTCATGTTGCCTGTAATATGTATACGGGAACGATATGACTCCACAGCGGTGCAAAGTGAACCATTACCTTGGGGACAAGGATTGAAAGATGCTTTACGGAACAAACCATTCATGATTTACGCATGGTCATTTTTCTTGTTTACTATCGGATTTCTGGCGGTTCAACGTGTACTACCCTATTGGGCGGAACTGGGTTTGGACGGTGATGAAAGCACAATCACATTCCTGCTGATACCATTCATTCTTGTGGCTATCGTATCATACGCAGTCATACCAATAGCAGCAAAATATATGCACATGAAATGGCTTATGTTTATCGCATTAGGAATAATCGCGTCAGGAATGCCATTTTTATATCTCATCGGCAAACTAAATGTTGACTTTACAGTACGGACAATCTTAGGTATGGTATTGTTCGGGTATTGTGGAATAGGTCAGGCAATTATTTATGTAATGATGATACCTATGTTAGGCGATATCATCGATTACGATGAGCAATTTTCAGGGGAACGACGTGAGGCTGTGTATAATGGACTTAGTGCGTTCATTTGGAAAGCATCCATGGCTGGGTCTATCTGGCTTGCTTCGCAATCCATGAGTTATTGGGGAAATTCGATACAGCAGTACACAGGCGTCTTGTTGGTCGGACCTTTCGCTGGACTATTCGGACTGCTTGGCATGATTCTCATTTCTTTTTATCCTTCTCATTGGCGGAATACTAAGTGATGGCGAAACAAATATTGCATACCTAAATAGTTAAAACCATAAAATAAGAAGGTAATACATTTCCTACGCGTGTGGATGTGCTCTTTGATAGACTTCGCGGAGATGTTCAATGCTAACATGGGTATAGATTTGTGTAGTCGACAATTGCTCATGACCCAATATTTCCTGCACAACTCGTAGGTCTGCTCCTCCGTTTAACATGTGTGTCGCAAAACTATGCCGTAATGTATGAGGTGAAACATCATCTCGCCACGGCAGTGCCTGTCTCGAATACTTCTCAACAATCCGTTGGATACTGCGTGTTGTCAGGGGTCCACCTCTGGCGTTAACAAAAACGATATTATGTGTCGGGTTACCTAACTCTTTACGGATAAATAAATATTTTGTCAGGAACTGGATAGCATAAGAACCTAACGGAACGAGTCGTTCTTTACGACGTTTCCCCAACACACGAATCAACCCACTTTGAAAATCAATAGAAGACAAGGTTAACATTGCAGACTCATTGGCTCGCATTCCTGTCGAGTATAAAACCTCTAATAATGCACGGTCACGAATAGAAATTGGGTCGTCCCCATCCACTGCCTCAAGCAATCTCATCACTTCTTCAACTGTAAGTACCGCTGGTAGGTCTCTTCGCTGTTTCGGTGTCCTTAAACTTAACACTGGATTTTTCTGAAGTAGTCCCTGTCGAATGAAAAAACGATAAACCGTTTTTAATGCAGATAATTTCCGTGATGCTGTTTTCGTTGAACTGCCAGAACTCTGAACGTGTGCTAAAAAACTACGAATATCATTTTTTGTTACATCTTTAAGCAGGTCAAGGCTTGCCACAATACGTTGTTTCCGAGTTTCTTCCGCTTCCAAGGTAAATGCCTGATATCGGTTTAATATAAAATCACAAAAGTGTTCAAGGTCACATTCGTATGCCCGTATCGTATGCTCGGATAAACCCCTTTCTACTCGGAGATGTTCAAAGAAGATTTCAAGTGATAAGTCAATCATACCTTATAATACAATTTAAATCCCAACAAAACTAAATTTCATTAATATCGTCTTCTTCAACCTCTACCTGATGTTTACAATCAGGGTTAGGGCATACCTGTAATTTCTTGCCACCTCTCTTCTTTTGCAAAAGAGTCCATGGATAATTACACTTCGGGCATGGGGTATGTTTTTGAATATCACCATTAAGAATTACATTACAATCAGGATATTTAGAACAACCTAAAAATCTACCACGTCGGCTCATCCGATATTGTAATTTTCCATCACAGCCTTTTCGCGGACACGGTATATCCAAATCCATCGGTTTTGTAAAACGGCACTTAGGATAATTCTCACAGCCATAGAATTCTTCATTGTTTTTTGAAGATTTACGGATAACCAGATTTGCTCCACATTTTGGGCACGTTTCATCGGTTTTAACAGGCTCCTGAGATACGATCTGAACAAGTTCTCCTTGCTCATTAAACGTAAACATCGCCCTGCAGTCTGGATAACCCGTGCATAATAAAATCGAGCCCGACTTGTTGTACCGCAGAGATAACGGCTTCCCACACGCAGGACAATCTCTGTCTGTCTTCCGTGTTAGTACTTTTGGTAATGACTTTATGAATTTACATTCTGGGTAATTAGGGCATGCAAGAAAAAAACCATACCTGCCTTCACGAACTTCAAGTACAGTTCCACATTTTTCACAAAGGATGTCTTTACCGAAAATTTCGCGGACAATATTCTTTTGTGCTTCTGTTAAATCACTTTGAAACGCTTTATAAAATTGTTCAAGCAATTGGTGCCATTCAAGTTGGCCCTCTTCAATCTCATCTAATTCTTCCTCCATTTTCGCTGTAAAACCGTAATCAAGGATGTCAGGGAATAACTGCACCAGCAGTCGGTTTACCTCTTCTCCTAATGGAGTAGGTTTAAGTCTGCCCTTTTCCCGCACCACATAGCCACGGTCGCGAATGGTCTTCAATGTCGGGGCATACGTGCTCGGTCTGCCAATCCCTTTCTCTTCCAAAGCACGGATAAGGCTGGCTTCAGTGTATCGTGCTGGTGGTTTCGTAAAATGTTGTATACCATTAAAATCCTTACCCTGTAAACTATCGTTAACCGCTAACAGTGGTAACTGCTGTTTCCCATTATCCTCATCACCATTCGTATCATCTCGTTCCTCATCGTAAACTGTGGTAAAACCAGAAAAAATAGGCGTCGTGTCTGTTGCACGAAAGATATATTTTTTATCAGCCCCATCAATTTCTACAGTTCTTTGTTTATAAATAGCGGGTGGCATTTGAGAAGCAAGGAACCTTTGCCAAATTAAGTTATAAAGTTTATACTGGTCTTCCGATAAGTAAGGCTTTACCTGTTCTGGCAACCTAAATGCAGACGTAGGACGGATGGCTTCATGTGCATCCTGAGCCCCTTTCTTGGAACGATAATAATTAGGCTTCTCGGGCAGATAATCTACACCATATTTTTGTTCAATTACCGCACGGACTTCGGCAATGGCTTCCGATTCTATTCGTAATGAATCTGTCCTCATATATGTAATTAATCCAATCGCACCTTCTTCGCCTAACTCAACCCCTTCATACAAATCCTGTGCAAGTCGCATCGTATATTCTGGGGCAAATCGAAGTTTCCGTGATGCTTCCTGCTGAAGTGTACTGGTAATAAATGGAGGCAAGGGATTTTTTCGCACCTCCTTCTCCTCAATGTTATCAACTCGGAATGTGCCTACTTCTCTTACATGCGAAAGGACAGTTTCGGTTTCCTGCTCATTATTTAACTCTGGTTCTTTGTCGTCTACTTTAATTAATTTTGCTGTAAATGTTTCGTTTTCACCCTTTACAAATGTGCCTTCAATAGTCCAGTATTCCTTTACAACAAAATTGCGTATTTCCTCCTCACGTTCACAAACCAATCGCACCGCTACGGATTGGACACGACCTGCACTTAACCCCTTACGCACAGACCACTGCACCAATGGGCTCAATTTATAACCAACCAGACGGTCTAAAATTCGCCTCGCCTGTTGGGCATAGACAAGGTTCATATCGATGCTACGTGGATGACTCACTGCTTCTTTAATCGCCTTTTCTGTGATTGCATTAAATGTAATTCGTTCCACAGGTTTCTTTACTGGACGAAGCACCTCAGAAATATGCCAGCCAATGGCTTCTCCCTCACGGTCAGGGTCAGAGGCTATAATAATTTTTTCCGATTTCTCCGCTTCCTTTTTAAGTTGACTTACTATCTTCTTTGACTTCGGCAAAATTGTATATTCAGGAACAAAATTGTCTTTAATATTAACTCCTAACCGCTCCTGAGGTAGGTCACGTATATGCCCAAAACTGGACACAACATGGTAATCCTTACCTAAATATTTATTTATCGTTCTGGCTTTTGCTGGGGACTCCACAACTACTAAATATTTACTCATACTTCTTGGCTCCGTTTTTCCTTTCTAAATATACCATAATTTACCTTTTTTGTGTCATTTAAGACCTTTTTTACAAAAAACATATCTATTAAACAAATTTACTAACACATTTATTACCTGCACACTCTGCGAAATTAATCTATAAGCCGAGACACTACATAGTGTCCTGTTGCATTCCCAGTTCAAACAAAAACAGTTTCATCACCAAGTGCCACACCGATAATCATTTTCATCTCTTCGTATGTATATCGTGGACCTAACGCTATTTGAATCACATTAATCAATACTTCCAAATTTACTTTACCACGAGATTGTTCTAACCACTCAAGCAATAATATGCGGTCGATAGGTGTTATCATCTGAAAATAATGTAACCGTTGAAGGGCGGTATAGGCTTCATCAGATAACTTTAATCGGTCCTGTTCAGGGATGTAAAAACTGGTATGGGAAAGCTTAGGAAATTTCGACCTTAACGACCTCTTTGATACTTCCTGCTTTTTCCATACCCGATTTAATGCATCCTCAATATCCGAAGATTTAAAACCCTGTCGGCTCAATTTCCTGCGGAGTGTTGTCTTTGTTATGTTTCCAGTACGGTTTTCCTGTAAAAACGACTTAATCTTATCCTCTATTTTCTTTACTTCTGAATTCATATCTTCCTTTTACTTCGAATTTACAAAACTCCATTTGTTTCTTTTATTCAATATTACCCAAAAATAGATTATAAAATAAAACGTCTCTTCATTAAAAATCAGTAACATTTAACACTCAACAATAGTGCGAATAATGCTATTGAAAAAGAGACTATGGCATGATATCGTCCATATACTTCGCTTTCTTCTCTTCAAATTCCTTTCGAATAAGCGTTCTATGTTCCTCTCGTATCTTTGCTCTTTTTGACTTAACGGGTCCTAATTTTGGAGGTCTATATTTAAAGACGAGGAGCAAAATAAGAATAACAAAAACGATTTCCACATACGCAATCCACGGAGGAATATACGAATTTTTATTCCAAAAATCAATTAACGGCGTGCCCCAGTCAGGTACTTCTGGCGGTTTACCTTCTTCACGGAGCATTTTCATGTCTGTATTAACCTTGAACCAGACAACTAACGCAACAAAATAATGAACGATGATATGCATAATAACAAGATAGATACAACTCTCAATACCGTAGAAAATAAAAGGTAAAGACCATTTACGTGTTAAAAAGATAATTGGCACCATAAAAACCGCTATGATAGCATAGGTCTGCCAATGCTCAAGTAAATGGGTGTAAATGATGTCATACAGTTCAGCAAATGTCATATAACAAGCCCTATCTTTGTTAGGAAACTAAAAAACCACTGTTTATATAAAGATATTATAATACAATTCGTATCATTTTTATCCATTAAAAACGGAAGCCATGTTCTTTTCGAAACATGGCTTCGTTGCGGTAACTATATCGTTGGGAAGTCTGTGGTGATTATTCAACATTAATACGCACACGATGCGCCTTAGCGGATTCGCTTTTCGGCAATCGTATATTTAATACGCCATTTTTATATTTTGCCTCGGCTTTTTCCGCAACGACTTCACAAGGCAAAGGAATGACACGAGAGAAGGAACCATATTGACATTCTGCATAGTAGTATGAACGGTCCTTCTTTTCCTGCTGGAATTTCTTTTCACCCCGCAGGATAAGCCTTTGCCCCTGAAGCTCAACCTCAAAATCCTTTTCGGATAAGCCTGGCATTTCTGCATTTATGATGACCTCATCATCACTTTCTTCGACATCTACCGCAGGAAATGTTGCGGTATTGAACACGTCGAAGAAGAAAGGTTCATGCGTGAGCCAATTTCCCGAATCCTTTCGGGAGGTTAACAAACGGTCAAACCAATTGTTGACGGTTTGCCGTAAATCGTTTAATCTTTCTTTAATTTGAACTGGAACCAACGTGTTACGCATAAACCTCACCTCCTTTTATTTTTTATATGGGCAGATTCACTACTGAACCTGCCCATTTATTCCTTAACTGACAGTAACAGGAATTTGTTTTGGTTTGGCTTCTTCTTTCTTAGGTAAGTGGATAATCAATACACCATTCTTCAGTTCCGCCTTGATTTTCTCCTGATCCGTCTTATCACTTAACTGGAATTGACGGAAATAGGGATATAATTCAAACTCCCGATAGGTTGGGTCTACATTCAAATTGCTTTTTGCAACAGCCTTGATAGTCAGGATGTCATTCTCCACCTGAATCTGGACATCTTCTTTCTGAACACCAGGTAAGTCCGCAATGACTGTTAAACCTTCTGATGTCTCAAAGATGTCCACAGGCGGTCGTAGTGTCTTTGAACTGTCCCGTGTATCAGGAACATGTTTAGATTGGGTCTTGACAGGAATTGTTGTTTCTTTCATAGCCAACACCTCCTTTTTTATTTAGTATATTAACTTACAGATATTGCAATTTGTTTGGGTTTAGCCGATTCGGCTTTAGGGAGCGTTAGCATCAAAATACCATTCTTATACTCCGCCTTGACTTTATCCGAATCTACATCGACAGGAAGTGAAATTGTGCGGATAAATTTACCAGCACCACGCTCATTGCGATGGAAAGCCTCCGGTTTTACATCCTTCACCGCAGGTTTCTCTCCTGCAATGCGGACAGTGTTATTAAGAACGGAGACTTCCAATGTCTCAGGGTTAATCCCTGGAGCCAATGCCTCCACGTAGACATTATCTTTATCCTCTGCAATATTGACAAGAGGATAAGTACGTGCCGAAATACCTGGCAAGAACGAGAAGCGGAACGAAGGGATGTCCCAGACATCCTCATTGAAAATGCGGAACAAATCATCCATCTCACGTTTGATTTGTTCTAATTCTTGAATTGGATCCCACCATCTTCTCATAGCTAACACCTCCTTTTATTAAGGTTTAGGTTGTTTCTACATTTTTCAAATTTCATTCTACATTTAGCAAACACCATGCCAAACTGAAATGAATAAAAAGTGTCTGAAAACACAGGATTTTATATAGGCTGTTCCTTAGTGAAAGATATACCTGTTTCATTTCCATACTTAAAAATAAAACACCCGTTTCACATTGACACATAAGCCAATATTCGAACTGTCCAACTTGTCCAACTCCCAACTATAACCCTTTAAAATCCATTCCAAACTATGTTATAATACTAACAATCCCTCCATAATCTATCCCAAATAAATATAAATTAGGTAGTTTTATATATGTGGTATCGATTTGCTCCGATAATCTTATTGATATTATCGAATCTGTTCATGACTTATGCGTGGTATGGTCATTTGAAGGATATGAAGAGTAAGCCTATATTTATGGCAATTGTATTTAGTTGGTGTGTAGCGTTTTTTGAATATTGCCTTCAAGTGCCTGCTAACCGTATTGGGTTTCAGTTTTTAAGTTTAAGTCAGTTAAAGGTACTTCAAGAAGTTATTACGATGGTAGTATTTGCTATTTTCTCGGTTGTATATATGAAAGAGCAAATTCGTATGGATTTTGTATGGGCTTCCATGTGCCTTGTGGGTGCTGTATATTTTATGTTTCGGGGTATGTTTGCTAATTAGACAGTTGTCCACACGGACATGAATGGGGGTTGTTGTAGAATATCCAGTACGCCTAAAATGTCGGGATAAGGAGAGATGTAATCAGCGTATTCTTTTATCTCTTTATGTGCATTGGCAGGGCATGCGAAAAAGGCTACCTGTTCGCGAATAGCAATATCACCTGAGGTATCTCCGATACCTACTGCTTCGTTACGATTGGACTCCAATTCATTCAATATAACCTTTATGGCTTCACCTTTATTGACACCAGCAAGTGATATATTCAAATAGTAATGGCTCGGTTGGATAACTAATTCAGGTCCACCCTGTTGTTTGACAAAATTATGGATGGTATCTATCATTTCATTAAATAATTCTGGTTTCTGGCTGAACAGTGAGAGTTGAGCTTCTTTCCCAAATTGATAAATTACTTCAGGTTGCTTAGGTAACAGTTCTTTTTCAATAAATAATCGTAGGTTGCGTAATCCTTGAATTTTTTCTGATGTTACACCAGGACCGAATCGTGACATATTGTCTTTTAATGTATAAATAACTGCGCCGTTTTCACATACAAGTGGAGCACGCAAATCAAAAATCTTTGCCCAGACTTCTACATAAGGTTGAGGTCTACCTGTGCATAAAATTAATGGCACAGGATAAGGACTGTTTCTTCTTCTTTTATGAAAAAACTCTGCCAATTGTTTAAAGGTATCCCAGTTCCATGCCTCTGAAGT is drawn from Candidatus Hydrogenedens sp. and contains these coding sequences:
- a CDS encoding DMT family protein, whose amino-acid sequence is MWYRFAPIILLILSNLFMTYAWYGHLKDMKSKPIFMAIVFSWCVAFFEYCLQVPANRIGFQFLSLSQLKVLQEVITMVVFAIFSVVYMKEQIRMDFVWASMCLVGAVYFMFRGMFAN
- a CDS encoding HAD family hydrolase, with amino-acid sequence MSYRWIVSDIDGCLSPETSEAWNWDTFKQLAEFFHKRRRNSPYPVPLILCTGRPQPYVEVWAKIFDLRAPLVCENGAVIYTLKDNMSRFGPGVTSEKIQGLRNLRLFIEKELLPKQPEVIYQFGKEAQLSLFSQKPELFNEMIDTIHNFVKQQGGPELVIQPSHYYLNISLAGVNKGEAIKVILNELESNRNEAVGIGDTSGDIAIREQVAFFACPANAHKEIKEYADYISPYPDILGVLDILQQPPFMSVWTTV